A segment of the Cinclus cinclus chromosome 3, bCinCin1.1, whole genome shotgun sequence genome:
AGCAGTATTTTATGTTGCAAACATGTCTTGCCAAGGTTCACCTGCTTCCAATCCTCAAATTAATGTGTCACAACTCTTACTGTGGTATCTTATTATATAAAAGTGCAACTTAACTAGAATTATCATAGCTCAAAACCTAGCATATATATGCTCATACTGCAAACTACTGTACCATGGCAGCATTAATAATATTGTGCCCGAAGCTTTTTTCTGGGCATGAACCACTTATGGCAACATTCCAAAGCTACCAACACATCACTGTTCAGACTGATAGTTACATTCACTAGCTAACCAAAGATCCCCCTCTCAGAGTGGCTGTGTAAGCAGCTTTGTGATGGAAAATGGCCTTTAAAAGGCACTTTGGTGTGCCTCACCAGGCCCCTGGTTCTGGGACACTCAGGATTCCAGACACAGGCCACAGCAGCCCCCTGGTCCTGGGACACTCAGGATTCCAGACACAGGCCACAGCAGCCCCCTGGTCCTGGGACACTCAGGATTCCAGACACAGGCCACAGCAGCCCCCTGGTCCTGGGACACTCAGGATTCCAGACACAGGCCACAGCAGCCCCCTGGTCCTGGGACATGCCGGCTGCCAGGCATGTGCCTGCAGATGAGGCTGGTGAAGCGCCAGCACAAAGAACACTACACAGCCTAGCACACGTGGAGCTTTCCTTACTCCATTTCTTCCACACAATACATTATATAAAATGTATAGAGCTCCTCTGAAACCCAGTTCAAAGGCTCCACAAAGAGATGCTCactttttttcagtgaagaatctAATGAGAGGCGCTGCTTTAACCCTACACGAATCCACATTGCTTTCAAAACATTATTGGAAAGGAACCTTGAAATGTTTTTGCATCCCCTGCTCTACACTTCTAAAGATCTATCTTTTTGTAAAGCTTTTATTATTCATAGCATGCTAGGAGTATATACAGTACCTTTTTTTGACAGTAgcaatattaataattaatactTTGGGATTCAATGTAATTATTCCAAACCCACGATGTTAAAAATTAATGGTTCATAAACCTTACTTTTGTTTAAAAGCCAGaactaaatgaagaaaaaagaaataactatGGAGCAGGAGTACTGCATTTTCCTCAGTCCAGACAAACTCAACCACCACGGGAGAAAATAAGTGTCCTCAGTGGAAGACTGGTGAAAACAACTTCTCCTCCTTTGTGCACTTAAAAAACAAAGGATCTGAGCAAGACCTAACTTGAAAAAGAGGTGTCAGTGCTTTTCATTTACATAATACTGTAATGAAACAGATGCCTCTGGAATACAGTCTTTGCTATATTCAGTAATGAACCAGATGTGTTCAGAAgtattcaaatgaaaaaataacattttcaaactACTTAGGACAGACAAGGCAAATGACTTTACAGGAAATGGCAATTATCCATTATCcacaggctttttttccctctacaCTAAGACTTTAGTTTCAGAATACAAAAGAGGAATAAATAAAGATCATACACTAAAACATTTCTGGTTTAAAACAGACTTGTATTTTATCACCTACACTAATATAGGTCTTTTTCTTGTGTAGTCAGACAGGGTGTTACATCTCACAGAAAAGtccaaataaataaagaaaaacaaacaaacaaaaaaaaaacaacaaaacaacccagtGCAACTTGACCAAGCTGGTGCTTCCTGCCACACAGTGTCACTTGTCCTGTGCTCTTCCAGTAAATAAAGAGTGGGTACTACTGAGAACATCCAGTTTTCTGATATGTGGCTACCTCACCTTCGTCGCTGCACTATTCCTGTGTAACACAGAAAAGGTAAAATTATTCTTCTGTCACTCAGACGACACTTAGTTTTTTCAGAGCTATCTGAAACCTgaatttcattaattcattcTTCTAAATTAAGATCACCTTGCAAAGAAAAACTACCAGTTCTaaacctatttttttatttcattcttcctGAAGAAAAGCCAAGTAAAGCCCTCAAATGACCTTGTATCTCAATAAAAAATACCAATGCTATGATGACCTATCTTCCTTCCCCTTGAGGGTGGGTTGTCAACAACATAAACATATATTTCTGGTGATCTGCTAGTCTTAGGCCCTTTACATTTGTGGCTTAACAGGAACTTAAGACTAACAGCAAGCTTGCGTTTATTAATTCACTACGCCAAGGTCTTTTAGAAAGGCTCACAGTCCACGCTGACAACCATTAGCTTAGAAGCCACTTCAGCtagaaaaatatacatattaATTTGCAAGTTTTACAGTAagattttgctgtgtttcatttcagagaaagcagcagaaaaagagcaaaCCGCTCATTGCCTTTGCGAGTCCGGAGAAAGCGACAAAGTCTCAcaggaaagaaactgaaagcTTCTATCAGCACTAAATATTCTCTAACTCGAAATACTTATTCAGGGTTACACATGACAGAAGAGAGGTCTTTGCAGGAGAACAAGAACTCTGAAGAGGTCCTTGAGTGTTACTTTTTGCCGTACTTATTCGGGCTGTCCCATCAGGACCGCTTTACACGGTGCCGTACAAGCAGGCGGTCGGGCTGCCGCACTAGTGCAGCCGCACGGGGCTTTAATTCCGCACGCACGGAGCACAGGAAAGGCGGGCGGGGCTGCAGCGGCAGCCGAGGCGCACCGCGACCACCCCGCACCGCCCGGAGGTGGGGCTTCCCCCCGCCCCCGCGCATCCCCCGGGCAGCCCGGACGGGCAGGGGAGGAGCGCTCCGCCCGGTGCAGCGGCGCCTGGGCCGGGCCCGCCGGGACGGCGCCGCGGCCGCCTCCTCACTCACAGTAGTACGCCACCACGGGCTCGCGCTTGTCCAGCTCCTGCGCGGTCCGCAGATGGTGCTGGATGCTCTTGAGCTGCGGCGGCAGCGGGGGCAGAGCCGGGGCCGCCATGGCTCGGGAGGCGtcggcgggcggcggcgcgcgGCTCTCGCTCCCGGGGTTGGCGCGCGCCGCTTCCGCTTCCGGCTCGGGCGCCGTGGGCGGGCAGGGCGGCGGGGCGCGCGGAGCGCCCCCTACTGGCCAGGCGGGGCCGTGgggccttccttccttccttccttccttccttccttccttccttccttccttccttccttccttccttccttccttccttccttccttccttccttccttccttccttccttccttccttccttccttccttccttccttccttccttccttccttcctcaaaCGCCACCTGCGTGGCCCCTTAGTGCTTGAAACACGTTCCCACAGTAGCCatgaggaagggctggaggcATCGGGGCTGCTCCTTGGCCCAGCGGTGGAACAGCAGCTTGCCCCTGGCTGCCCAGTGACGCCCTCTCCATCCATTCTGCCTCCCTTCCTTCGGCAGGCCAGCCCAAAGAGCTGTGCAGACCTGGCCTGTGGGGGCACACTTGCAAGTGAAATCCCTTCTCAGCCTGAAACTTCTTCTCCTTGGGCTGTACCAAGCTTTGCCAAAGTCTGCGAGGCCCTTGGGGTCTGAGCTGTGCCTTGCTCTGCCCTTCGTCCCCAAAAACTGTTGTCTGCAAAAACCGGATTAGTTACCTGGTATGCAACAAGCCAAGAAATACGCGCATGAGAGAGACATTGATTATTCATTTCAGAGTTGTGTGAGCCTGGGTGTTTGGAGGTATTCCATAAATCAAGCACCCCAACTATCAACACTTTGCTATTTGCACATTTTAGCGAACAAAGGCCAGAGGTTACACAGTTCTCTTATtagttttctgtcttctgttaGTTGATAATTCTCTAGGTTCTTGTGCTAATTAGTGAGCGTGTTTAGTCCTCATTTGAGTCGTTGAATTTCTTGGGTCACTGGTCCATGAGGTGGTGCTCAGGATCTCCCCCTGCCAGAATTAACTTTTACCCAGTTGGAGGTGACTGCAGCACAGTTGCTGGGTTGCCTTATTagtttcttccttattttgtgAGTTCTGCCAAATGGCCCTGTGGCCTGTAAATTCTGCGTTCCTCGTCAACTGTCAGTGGGCATCCTCCTTCCCAAGTTTTGTTAACCTCACCCAGGTTCTGAGATTGATGAATAATGTCAAGCTCTAAACCTGGCAAGCAATGTAAACCTGATAAACTAGGAAATTCTACTGCCAagtgatttgtttttctaacaCTTGGACATCAGAGCTTGCTTGTTAGCTACTGTCTGTTTTCACAGATTAAATCTTCCTTGTTGTTGATGAAGCTTGAAAGTATTCAGGATTggacattaaagaaaataatttcttaagaaaatttaacatatttcatattttgcaaTATTACCATGGCCTGGCTAATAGAACTGGgctgctgcctggcagctgTCAGAAAGTCTGTCAGCCCTGGAACATGCATCTTGTAGGATCACCACTTCCCAGGTAACTTTTTCTCGGAGGAACCAGGGATTTCTGGTTTTGCACAGAGGGGATaagaacagcaaaagaaatgtGAACTGTTGAAGCAAAGCGGTTTCAAATGGATCTCACAAGTTATTgcaatgtaaattattttagcGTCTTATTACCTCATTCTCACGGCATagttaaaactattttaaaatttcttttaggTACACCTTTTGCCAAACCTCTTCTTGATCCCAGAGTGTCTCTTTGTAAAGGAAGAGAATGTCAGTGCTCCAGGGCATAAAGAAAGGTGAGGGAGGCACAGGGTAGGAGAGGTGGTCTCATTGTCTCACTTCTGACATGGGAGTGTGCCAAaaaggggacagaggggaaatgaTGTCTGAACAAGAGAGGAATCCATGAAAGGAACAGAACAAGGAGTGGTTACATGACTGGGATGCTGTAGTGCTGTATGAGAAGCTGGCTGGCCCAGAGCAGCTATACCTTTGATGTAAATACAATCATGTCACAATTGCAGTGCATTGTTAAGTGAGAACTAAAATCATCATGATGTCTGACTAGAGACAAAACTGACTGCAAACATATGAGCTGGGGATTGCTTTGAGTGCTATCTGTGAAAATTAGGTGGCGGGAGTATggtggaaaacaaagaaaaagtcaaagaaGCACTTGACTTTTTCCCTGAGCACAGTGCGAACCTGATGTAAGCAACAAAAATGCTTCCTCAGTGTTCTGGGAGACAAGACTTCATGTTTGCTGTGTAAAGAAATAGAATTAATCAAAGAATCCCCAAGTGTATTGtataattacttttttaatggaaaaaaaagaaaagccttcaTGATCATCTTAAATACTTGCTAAGCATTTGAGCAAAAATCCGCTCAACGCTGAGAAATTGATGAAGGCGTATCAATCTCAGAGGGAGTAAGGGTGTAAGGAGTTGATAGAAAACAATGTAAATGAGGATGAAAGTGGTGAGACTTTGGAAGTctaagcaaaagaaaagtttaGAAGACACCTGAGAATACAATGAGCACCAGGAAAACAAATGACAAATATAGGAAAGAGAAGTGTTGACATCCATggggaaattatttctttacatgGATATCTCCATCAATGTGTTCCAGAAAGTAATGGCAAAATCAGAAAATCAGGCACAGAAAAACATTTGCACTAAAAGGCAAtaatgcccttttttttttttttcccaagtgaaAGACTGAGGAACTTGACAATTTTAATTACgcaggaaatgcagaaataaaaacagtcaGTGGTGTATCTGatttggaagaaggaaaatttttaaTATGTTCCAGAATTTGACCACAAAGAGAAAGGCCATGGTGGTGGGTAACTCAGCTCCTAAAACACTCCAGGGATCCTTAGGCAGTCCCATGCCAGTACTTGTTCTTCAAGGCTCTTGATGGTAACAAGAACTTAAAGAAGTCCTGAGGGCTTGGGGGTTTAGGCATTCTTCTGACCCTTCTGAAGTATTTGGAAATTTACAGAAGAACAGCAAACAATGTCGTATTAAGCACCAGGGAAAATACTGACAAGGTTGTGATtaagttattttattattatataagTAACTGATGAAGTGGGATTTGTGTTCCATTGGTTAACAACTGTACCTagcacatgaaaataaattatttttcttagtaGTTCTGTATACTGtatgtttttataaaaaaaaatatttttacctgaGATTACAATTTTCAATTGGAAAGAATAATTCCAGGTGGATATTGACATATACagtgaaaaattaaacatgtaTCAACCAAAGAACATGTCCTATTACGCAAACAAGAAGTTAGCacagtgatttttatttcacttgcaATGCTTGCAGGTATCAAATAACTAGTTTAGTATTGCATAATTCTGGTAGCCTTGACTGGGCCTTTATTTAAGACAACATATAACTTATTTGCCTAGggaagaaataatattaatgCTTTAATATAGTTAATGTATTGAAATATATTGCCTTGTTCTTGATCAGCACATTAAAAAATCACACATCTAGTTGTAGCCCGCTTTGTTTTAAACAACCCAGATTCAATCAAATCCAAGACACCTAAAACTTGCTATTCCATTTTTTAGCAGGTTCACTTTTGTGGGTGAGAATTACAAGCCTATGATAATTCAACTGTGTTTGGGACTTAGTAACTAATACTTGGTGGTAAAACATTGTTAAGATTTTTCCAGAATTTCCTAGATATTTCTGAAATTACCCAGATTCTGTTATCAGGATCCCAGCTTTTTATGtttgaaaaaacaaatggaaaatggcCGACTGTTATTATTGCTGTTTGTACATATTTTATGctatttcctcctttctttctgattcttaaatctgttttatttcttttatctcaCTTCAGCACAAGGAAatcacttttaaatttaatatgtTTATTAGCCCTTTAGAAACTGTTGCACACAAAAACATTTGATGCCTTTATAAAGTTTGAGACCTAACCTAACCAAATGCACTTACTGCatagaataattttaatatgcAGAGTTCCTTCTTCACTGTTTTTCTAGCAGCTTTAGTCAGAGCAAGAAAAAGTTAGATGTGAcacaaacagcagaaaattcTGTGGGCCCAATTCTGCAGTCACACACAagcaaaacactgaaatcaAATCATGATTGGGCCTAGGAAAGGCTTTTCTCCAAGACTTTATTTTGATACTTTTAAGCCACTTATGCAAAATTGTTAAAAAGCCCTTCTCCTCCTTCAAAATGTGATCATACTAAATTGGCAAAAATCTTCTACACGGTAAGCCAAAACATAATGAGGCACTGCTGTCAGCACAAAGAATACCTTGCTACTCTCACTTTTGAAAGGAGATTCTGAGCCAGCAGGTGACAGGAGCTGAGCCTCCGCAAAGTAAGCTGGTATCCGTGGATATGTTGTCACCACAGCCTGACCAGGAGTCTCTGCTCCTGGGGGCTGAAATGCAGGATGCATCTCAGCACTTCTTGGGATGATGCTCGAATGTTTTCTGGTGCTCAGAGAGTATCTACTATTACTGTTCAATTCTCAGGCCATAAGAGCAGGTAAGGaatttgcaataatttttacTGGAAGGGCAATGACCATATTAACTCCGATGGCATGTGTTCAGAGAAACTGTGAATAGAAGTGTGTTTATAAATAACCCTCtcctcacacacagacactccTCTGGAGGCAGAACTATCATAGGTGACAGGTCATGAAAATATAATGGAGAACTTAGTGCCTTTGATCTTGACatagaaaaaaagattattctCATAGTGTGCAAGTTTTTATACGAGGAGTTTCTGTCAAGTGACTATTCTGCCTCAGTAATAATGAGTGTGATTctcttctgcagcactgcataGAGGACAGGAgatgtttttctgctgtgttttgaaatCATTGTTACAAAACTGCAGGTGGGCAGAGCAGTAAATGAGCGTGAGTGGTTGACATCACTGAGTTTTTAAGAAACCTAACCTTCTACATGAGATCTCAAAAATTTCAGCAACACACAAGATCACTGTAATCACAGTGAATGTGTACATTGCAATAAGAAAGATTGTCTTTTCAAAGTGCTCTGGCACCATGCACCGGGTAATGTTAAACGTTTTTTCAAGTGCTCCCACATCACACATGTAGATTGCGTTCACTTTGAAACCAAAGAGCTGAATCTGAAGCCAAAAAGACACAACTTCAAGGACAATCCttaagaaaacagagaagatATAAAAACCGGTGTAGGATGAATTTTGGAGAATATCTTCCTGTTTGATGCTTTTACAAGCAgcataaagatgaaaaaaggcTCCAGGTACGAGAACAATCACCAGCTGTAGTGCCCAGAATACCTAAAATGTAGCAGAAATGTAGCTGTCAGATAATTTACAACTGCTTTGGAACAGCTAAAACACATGCATATTGGAACATTTTGCAAGCCTGTTTTTAATAGATATCAAATAAATGTATAAAAGCTTAGGTGACAATAAAGGCAAAAAGCAGTTATGTTTTGGTTTGAAAAATTTAGTTGAAACATGAGGATTATTTTGAAGGACAGGAAGCACAGCTTCATATTTAATCACAGATTAAATATAATCACAGATTAAATAAAGGgatattaaaaggaaaatattgatgaaaaaaaaagctagtgATAATTAGCCTAGTCAGTTAGTACATATATAGAACaatcatgttttcatttttgcagtTCACTTTCTTTACATTGGAtttttaccattaaaaaaataacagaaaaagatAATTACCTGAGGAGTTATAGGTCTGAACTGGTTGTAACAGAAAAGATTAACCTCTCTCTTGTCTGGGTCACAGCTGAAATGCAAGGCCTCATTTCCATAAACAGCAAAGCCCAAAACACCAAGGAAAAACATTCGAATTGAACCAAAAAAAAGAGTGTGGAATTGTCCAATTACTGTTGGCGGCCTGAGCTGCAAATCAGAGGGTTCattcaacataaaaaaaaaccaaaaattaa
Coding sequences within it:
- the GJE1 gene encoding putative gap junction epsilon-1 protein, which produces MSPNYIRSFSEGCLRPPTVIGQFHTLFFGSIRMFFLGVLGFAVYGNEALHFSCDPDKREVNLFCYNQFRPITPQVFWALQLVIVLVPGAFFHLYAACKSIKQEDILQNSSYTGFYIFSVFLRIVLEVVSFWLQIQLFGFKVNAIYMCDVGALEKTFNITRCMVPEHFEKTIFLIAMYTFTVITVILCVAEIFEISCRRLGFLKTQ